The Pseudomonas sp. DG56-2 genome contains a region encoding:
- the pilG gene encoding twitching motility response regulator PilG gives MEQPRAALKVMVIDDSKTIRRTAQMLLSEVGCEVITATDGFDALAKIVDQHPQIIFVDVLMPRLDGYQTCALIKHNSAFKDTPVILLSSRDGLFDKARGRVVGSDLFLTKPFSKEELLDAIRAHVPGFAAEEQHAP, from the coding sequence ATGGAACAGCCCCGCGCGGCACTCAAAGTGATGGTGATCGATGACTCCAAGACGATTCGCCGCACCGCTCAGATGCTGCTCAGTGAAGTAGGGTGCGAGGTCATCACGGCCACCGACGGCTTCGACGCGCTGGCCAAAATTGTCGACCAGCATCCACAAATCATCTTCGTCGATGTACTGATGCCGCGACTCGATGGTTACCAGACTTGCGCCTTGATCAAGCACAACAGCGCCTTCAAGGATACGCCAGTGATTCTCCTGTCTTCACGCGACGGCTTGTTCGACAAGGCCAGGGGTCGCGTGGTTGGCTCTGATCTATTTTTGACCAAACCTTTCAGCAAGGAAGAGCTGCTGGATGCAATCAGGGCCCATGTGCCCGGGTTCGCCGCAGAAGAACAACACGCACCCTGA
- a CDS encoding methyl-accepting chemotaxis protein produces MTKTTTATSTQGSRSSARIAALFVVLILSIILLFANFAYLNTQANYDKQYIGHAGELRVLSQRIAKNATEAAAGKARAFRLLSEARNDFDQRWGYLKKGDASTGLPPAPPAVRNEMDSVLRDWEGLRKNTDTILASEQTVLSLHQVAATLAETVPQLQVEYEKVVEILLRSGAPANQVAVAQRQSLLAERILGSVNTVLAGDENAVQAADAFGRDASRFGQVLDGMLAGNADIQITRVQDPDARARLAEIAELFQFVAGSVDEILETSPELFRVREAAGNIFNQSQTLLDEASRLTNGLENLASGRTLDTVGGYVLGLLALASIILIGLVMVRETHRQLRETAQMNERNQQAIMRLLDEIEDLADGDLTVMVSVTEDFTGAIADSINYSIDQLRDLVATINLSAEEVASAVQETQNTAHQLAKASEHQAEQISEASVAVGDMAESIDRVSTHAYESAKVAERSVAIANKGNEVVHNTIHGMDNIREQIQDTAKRIKRLGESSQEIGDIVSLIDDIADQTNILALNAAIQASLAGEAGRGFAVVADEVQRLAERSSSATRQIEALVRTIQTDTNEAVISMEQTTAEVVRGARLAQDAGVALEEIEGVSQTLAELIHSISDAAQLQTSSAGQISHTMAVIQQITSQTSAGSNATAESIGDLARMASEMRRSVSGFTLPPTPPT; encoded by the coding sequence GTGACCAAGACCACTACGGCTACTTCAACCCAAGGCTCGCGCAGCAGCGCCCGGATCGCGGCATTGTTCGTCGTGTTGATCCTGTCGATCATCTTGCTGTTCGCCAACTTCGCCTACCTCAACACCCAAGCCAATTACGACAAGCAGTACATCGGTCATGCCGGTGAGCTGCGAGTACTGTCCCAGCGTATCGCCAAGAACGCTACTGAGGCTGCGGCCGGCAAGGCACGGGCGTTTCGCCTGCTCAGCGAGGCACGTAACGACTTCGACCAGCGCTGGGGCTACCTGAAAAAAGGTGATGCCAGCACCGGCTTGCCTCCCGCGCCGCCCGCCGTACGCAATGAAATGGATTCGGTGCTGCGTGATTGGGAAGGCCTGCGTAAAAATACCGACACCATTTTGGCCAGCGAGCAAACCGTGCTGTCGTTGCACCAGGTCGCCGCCACCCTGGCCGAGACCGTGCCGCAGCTTCAGGTCGAGTACGAGAAAGTTGTCGAGATTCTGCTGCGCAGCGGCGCACCGGCCAATCAGGTGGCCGTGGCGCAGCGTCAATCGTTGCTTGCCGAACGTATTCTCGGATCGGTGAATACGGTTCTCGCCGGTGACGAGAATGCAGTGCAGGCGGCCGATGCCTTCGGTCGTGATGCCAGCCGTTTCGGCCAGGTGCTCGATGGCATGCTCGCTGGCAATGCGGATATCCAGATCACACGCGTGCAGGACCCGGATGCTCGCGCCCGTTTGGCGGAAATTGCCGAGTTGTTTCAGTTCGTCGCCGGTTCCGTGGACGAGATCCTCGAAACTTCGCCGGAGCTGTTCCGGGTGCGTGAGGCCGCCGGCAATATTTTCAACCAGTCGCAAACCTTGCTGGATGAAGCGTCGCGCCTGACCAACGGTTTGGAAAATCTCGCCAGTGGACGCACCCTCGATACTGTCGGTGGCTACGTGCTTGGCTTGCTGGCCCTGGCCTCGATCATCCTGATCGGCCTGGTGATGGTCCGAGAGACTCATCGGCAATTGCGTGAAACCGCGCAGATGAACGAGCGCAACCAGCAAGCGATCATGCGTTTGCTTGACGAAATAGAGGATCTGGCTGATGGCGACCTGACCGTGATGGTGTCGGTCACCGAGGATTTTACCGGCGCCATTGCCGACTCGATCAATTACTCCATCGATCAACTGCGTGATCTGGTCGCTACCATCAACCTCAGTGCCGAGGAGGTGGCCAGCGCCGTGCAGGAAACCCAAAATACCGCCCATCAGTTGGCCAAGGCTTCCGAACATCAGGCCGAACAGATCAGCGAAGCGTCGGTGGCGGTCGGAGACATGGCCGAATCCATCGACCGGGTTTCTACCCATGCCTATGAATCGGCCAAGGTTGCCGAGCGTTCCGTTGCCATTGCCAACAAAGGCAACGAGGTGGTGCACAACACCATTCATGGCATGGACAACATTCGCGAGCAGATTCAGGACACCGCCAAGCGAATCAAGCGTCTGGGCGAGTCCTCGCAGGAAATCGGCGACATCGTCAGTCTGATCGATGATATTGCCGACCAGACCAACATCCTCGCCCTCAATGCGGCGATCCAGGCGTCGCTGGCCGGTGAGGCCGGGCGTGGTTTTGCGGTGGTTGCCGATGAGGTCCAGCGCCTGGCTGAGCGCTCGTCCTCCGCCACCCGGCAAATCGAGGCGCTGGTCCGTACGATCCAAACCGACACCAACGAGGCCGTGATCTCCATGGAGCAGACCACTGCCGAGGTGGTGCGCGGCGCGCGCCTGGCGCAGGATGCCGGGGTAGCCCTGGAGGAAATCGAAGGGGTGTCACAAACACTCGCCGAACTTATCCACAGTATCTCCGATGCCGCCCAACTGCAGACCTCATCGGCTGGGCAGATCTCACATACCATGGCAGTGATCCAGCAGATCACTTCGCAGACTTCGGCAGGCTCGAACGCAACCGCCGAGAGCATCGGCGATTTGGCGCGCATGGCCAGTGAAATGCGACGCTCGGTGTCCGGTTTCACCTTGCCACC
- a CDS encoding dihydroorotase: MTLSILGARVIDPLSGLDQTTDLHIDAGKIIAIGAAPAGFTPARSVDAQGLIAAPGLVDLNVALREPGYSRKGSIASETRAAAAGGVTSLCCPPQTKPVLDTSAVTELILDRAREAGHSKVYPIGALSKGLEGEQLAELVALRDAGCVAFGNGLNAFANNRTLARALEYAATFDLTVIFHSQDRDLAQGGLAHEGAMASFLGLPGIPETAETVALARNLLLVEQTGVRAHFSQLTSARGARLIAQAQELGLPVTADVALYQLILTDEALRDFSSLYHVQPPLRTQADRDGLREAVKSGVIQAISSHHQPHERDAKLAPFGATEPGISSVELLLPLAMTLVEDGLLDLPTLLQRLSAGPAAALRLPAGKLQVGSAADLVLFDANASTLAGEQWRSKGDNCPFIGHCLPGAVRYTLVDGHISHEA, translated from the coding sequence GTGACTCTCAGCATTCTCGGCGCCCGCGTCATCGACCCCCTGAGCGGCCTGGACCAGACCACCGACCTGCACATTGATGCCGGCAAAATCATCGCCATTGGCGCCGCACCCGCTGGCTTTACCCCGGCGCGCAGTGTCGACGCCCAGGGTTTGATCGCCGCCCCCGGCCTGGTAGACCTCAACGTTGCCCTGCGTGAGCCGGGTTACAGCCGCAAAGGCAGCATCGCCAGCGAGACCCGTGCCGCCGCTGCCGGCGGTGTCACCAGCCTGTGCTGTCCACCGCAGACCAAACCTGTACTCGATACCTCGGCAGTCACCGAACTGATCCTCGACCGCGCCCGCGAAGCCGGACACAGCAAGGTTTACCCTATCGGCGCCCTGAGCAAGGGGCTGGAGGGCGAACAGTTGGCGGAGCTGGTCGCGTTGCGTGATGCCGGCTGTGTTGCCTTCGGCAACGGCCTCAATGCTTTTGCCAACAACCGTACCCTGGCCCGGGCCCTGGAGTACGCCGCAACCTTTGACCTGACGGTGATCTTTCACTCCCAGGATCGTGACCTGGCCCAAGGTGGCCTGGCACACGAAGGCGCAATGGCCAGTTTCCTCGGTTTGCCGGGCATTCCGGAGACCGCCGAAACCGTAGCCCTGGCGCGCAACCTGCTGCTGGTCGAGCAAACCGGCGTGCGTGCGCACTTCAGCCAATTGACCAGTGCTCGCGGTGCACGCCTGATCGCCCAGGCTCAGGAGTTGGGACTGCCGGTGACCGCTGACGTGGCCCTGTACCAGCTGATCCTCACCGATGAAGCGCTGCGCGATTTCTCCAGCCTGTATCACGTGCAGCCACCACTGCGCACCCAGGCCGACCGCGATGGCCTGCGTGAAGCGGTGAAGTCCGGCGTAATCCAGGCGATATCCAGCCATCACCAACCCCACGAACGCGATGCCAAGCTCGCGCCATTCGGCGCCACCGAGCCGGGTATCAGCAGCGTCGAGTTGTTGCTGCCACTGGCGATGACCCTGGTGGAAGACGGCTTGCTCGATCTGCCAACTTTGTTGCAGCGTTTGTCAGCTGGACCGGCGGCGGCCCTGCGCCTACCTGCCGGCAAGCTGCAGGTAGGCAGCGCTGCGGATCTGGTGTTGTTCGATGCCAACGCTTCGACGCTTGCAGGCGAACAGTGGCGCTCCAAGGGCGATAACTGCCCGTTCATCGGCCACTGCCTGCCGGGTGCGGTGCGTTATACCTTGGTCGATGGGCATATCAGCCACGAAGCCTGA
- the pyrR gene encoding bifunctional pyr operon transcriptional regulator/uracil phosphoribosyltransferase PyrR: MSLPNPAELIRQMAVDLRAHLARRNITEPRFIGIRTGGIWVAQALLEELGSDAALGTLDVSFYRDDFSQNGLHPQVRPSDLPFEIEGQHLILVDDVLMSGRTIRAALNELFDYGRPASVTLVCLLDLDAGELPIRPNVVGATLSLAAHERVKLTGPAPLALERQDLASASAL; this comes from the coding sequence ATGAGCCTACCCAATCCCGCCGAACTGATCCGGCAGATGGCTGTCGACCTTCGTGCCCATCTGGCCCGTCGCAACATTACCGAGCCACGCTTTATCGGCATCCGCACCGGGGGCATCTGGGTTGCCCAGGCCCTGCTCGAAGAACTGGGCAGCGACGCCGCTCTCGGCACTCTAGATGTATCTTTCTATCGCGATGACTTCAGCCAGAACGGCTTGCACCCACAAGTGCGCCCTTCGGACCTACCCTTCGAGATCGAAGGCCAGCACCTGATCCTGGTGGACGACGTGCTGATGAGCGGTCGCACTATCCGCGCCGCCCTCAATGAATTGTTCGATTATGGCCGTCCGGCCAGCGTCACTCTGGTCTGCCTGCTTGACCTGGATGCCGGCGAATTGCCGATCCGCCCGAATGTGGTCGGTGCAACCCTGTCGTTGGCTGCCCACGAACGGGTAAAATTGACCGGACCCGCGCCGCTCGCTCTCGAGCGCCAGGACCTCGCTTCCGCTTCCGCCCTTTAA
- a CDS encoding energy transducer TonB, giving the protein MTLPADIPADFNPPRIRAADRLGFTLFLAALVHLALILGLGFSFAKPEEIRRTMEITLATFKSEKAPAKADYLAQDNQQGSGTLDKKAVPKTTEVAPFQDSKINKVTPPPAAKPEVQPQPTPPKAVVTTKAPKPQKVETRPKEAKPQPKPKAATPDFDSSQLSSQIASLEAELSNEQQLYAKRPRIHRLNAASTMRDKGAWYKDEWRKKVERIGNLNYPDEARRQQIYGNLRLMVSINRDGSLYEVLVLESSGQPLLDQAAQRIVRLAAPFAPFTGDLADIDRLEIIRTWRFARGDRLSSN; this is encoded by the coding sequence ATGACGCTGCCTGCTGACATCCCTGCCGACTTCAATCCGCCCCGCATTCGTGCGGCGGATCGGCTCGGCTTTACCCTGTTTCTGGCCGCCCTGGTGCACCTGGCGCTGATTCTTGGCCTGGGCTTTTCCTTCGCCAAGCCTGAAGAAATCCGCCGCACCATGGAAATCACCCTGGCCACATTCAAAAGCGAGAAGGCGCCGGCCAAGGCCGACTATCTCGCCCAGGACAACCAACAGGGCAGCGGCACGCTGGACAAGAAAGCTGTACCGAAAACCACCGAAGTAGCGCCGTTCCAGGACAGCAAGATCAACAAGGTCACGCCGCCGCCCGCCGCCAAGCCTGAAGTGCAGCCTCAACCGACGCCGCCCAAGGCCGTGGTCACCACCAAGGCGCCTAAGCCACAAAAAGTCGAAACCCGACCAAAAGAAGCCAAGCCACAGCCAAAACCCAAGGCCGCGACCCCGGACTTCGACAGCTCGCAGCTGTCCAGCCAGATCGCCAGCCTCGAAGCCGAGCTTTCCAACGAACAGCAACTGTATGCCAAGCGCCCACGCATCCACCGCCTCAACGCTGCATCGACCATGCGTGACAAAGGTGCCTGGTACAAAGACGAATGGCGCAAGAAGGTCGAGCGCATCGGCAACCTCAACTACCCCGATGAAGCCCGTCGCCAACAGATCTACGGCAATCTGCGACTAATGGTCTCAATCAACCGTGACGGCTCGCTCTACGAGGTACTGGTGCTGGAGTCTTCCGGGCAACCCTTGCTCGACCAGGCAGCCCAGCGCATCGTCCGCCTGGCGGCACCCTTCGCCCCGTTCACCGGTGATCTGGCCGACATCGACCGCCTGGAAATCATCCGCACCTGGCGCTTTGCCCGCGGCGACCGCCTGTCCAGTAACTGA
- a CDS encoding chemotaxis protein CheW, with the protein MGESLTAFELLLDIDRRCRLLAADLPLQETHLQSWSGIGFRIGEQWFVAPMGEVAEVLHEPRLSRIPGVKPWVSGVANLRGRLLPVMDLCGFFGLGLSAPRKQRRVLVLDQEELFAGLLVDEVLGLQHFPLHSLELSPPTPLLSGAAPFVQGHFQRQRCWAIFSPLALAQAPGFLDVAL; encoded by the coding sequence ATGGGCGAATCGCTGACAGCCTTCGAGCTGCTGCTGGACATCGACCGGCGTTGCAGGCTGCTGGCGGCCGACCTGCCCCTGCAGGAAACCCACTTGCAGAGCTGGAGCGGTATCGGTTTTCGTATTGGCGAGCAGTGGTTCGTTGCGCCGATGGGCGAGGTCGCCGAGGTTTTGCACGAGCCGCGCCTGAGTCGAATTCCTGGAGTCAAGCCATGGGTCAGCGGAGTTGCCAACCTGCGCGGGCGCTTGCTACCGGTCATGGACTTGTGCGGTTTTTTCGGCCTCGGTTTGTCGGCCCCACGCAAACAACGCCGGGTCCTGGTGCTCGATCAGGAGGAGCTGTTTGCCGGGTTACTGGTCGATGAGGTGCTTGGCTTGCAGCATTTTCCGTTGCACAGCCTGGAGCTTTCGCCTCCTACACCCTTGCTCAGCGGCGCGGCGCCTTTTGTCCAGGGTCATTTCCAGCGGCAACGCTGCTGGGCCATTTTCAGCCCGCTGGCCCTGGCCCAGGCGCCGGGCTTTCTCGACGTGGCGTTGTAA
- the gshB gene encoding glutathione synthase — protein MSVRLGIVMDPIARISYKKDSSLAMLLAAQERGWSLFYMEQQDLYQGQGQARARMRALKVFADPQHWFELEDEQDCALSDLDVILMRKDPPFDMEFVYSTYLLEQAEAAGVLVVNRPQSLRDCNEKLFATLFPQCTPPTLVSRRPDIIREFAAEHGDVILKPLDGMGGTSIFRHRVGDPNLSVILETLTALGAQQIMAQAYLPAIKDGDKRILMIDGEPVPYCLARIPASGETRGNLAAGGRGEARPLTDRDRWIAEQVGPTLREKGLLFVGLDVIGEHLTEINVTSPTCIREIDNAFGTRIGVQLMDAIDRKLKAR, from the coding sequence ATGAGCGTTCGCCTCGGGATTGTCATGGACCCCATTGCGCGCATCTCCTATAAAAAGGACAGCTCGCTGGCCATGCTGCTCGCCGCCCAGGAGCGCGGCTGGTCGTTGTTCTATATGGAACAGCAGGACCTCTATCAAGGCCAGGGCCAGGCCCGCGCGCGGATGCGCGCGCTGAAGGTGTTCGCCGACCCGCAGCACTGGTTCGAGCTGGAAGACGAGCAAGACTGCGCCTTGAGCGATCTGGATGTAATCCTGATGCGCAAGGATCCGCCGTTCGACATGGAGTTCGTCTACAGCACCTACCTGCTGGAACAAGCCGAAGCCGCTGGGGTACTGGTGGTCAACCGCCCACAGAGCCTGCGCGACTGCAACGAAAAGCTGTTTGCCACGCTTTTCCCGCAGTGCACGCCACCTACCCTGGTCAGCCGTCGCCCGGACATCATCCGCGAGTTCGCCGCCGAACACGGAGATGTCATCCTCAAGCCACTGGACGGTATGGGCGGCACCTCGATCTTCCGCCATCGAGTGGGCGATCCGAATCTCTCGGTGATTCTTGAAACCCTGACAGCCCTTGGCGCCCAGCAGATCATGGCGCAGGCCTACCTGCCAGCGATCAAGGATGGCGACAAGCGCATCCTGATGATCGATGGCGAACCTGTGCCTTACTGCCTGGCGCGCATCCCGGCCAGCGGTGAAACCCGTGGCAACCTGGCCGCTGGCGGCCGTGGCGAAGCCCGGCCACTGACCGATCGCGATCGCTGGATTGCTGAACAGGTCGGCCCTACCCTGCGTGAAAAGGGCCTGCTGTTCGTTGGCCTGGACGTTATCGGTGAGCACTTGACCGAAATCAACGTCACCAGCCCGACCTGCATCCGTGAAATCGACAACGCTTTTGGCACGCGCATTGGCGTGCAGTTGATGGATGCCATTGATCGCAAGCTCAAGGCGCGCTGA
- a CDS encoding YqgE/AlgH family protein, whose product MKNLSPSYLKHQFLIAMPHMADPHFAHTLTYIVEHNANGAMGLVVNRPQELNLADILEQLRPDTEPPASCTQVPIYMGGPVQTDRGFVLHTTDKSFQATVELDGLSLSTSQDVLFAIADGLGPKQSLITLGYAGWEAGQLEAELADNAWLNCPFDPEIIFGMACEQRLAAAAASLGINLSLLTSQAGHA is encoded by the coding sequence ATGAAAAACCTCAGCCCGAGTTACCTCAAGCATCAGTTCCTGATCGCCATGCCACATATGGCTGATCCGCATTTCGCGCATACTTTGACCTACATCGTCGAGCACAACGCCAATGGTGCGATGGGGCTGGTGGTCAATCGGCCTCAGGAGCTGAATCTGGCCGATATTCTCGAGCAGTTGCGCCCGGACACCGAGCCGCCGGCCAGCTGTACCCAGGTCCCCATCTACATGGGCGGTCCGGTGCAGACCGACCGCGGTTTTGTCCTGCACACCACAGACAAGAGCTTCCAGGCCACGGTCGAACTGGACGGTCTGTCGCTGAGCACCTCGCAAGATGTGCTTTTCGCCATCGCTGATGGCCTGGGACCCAAACAAAGCTTGATCACCCTCGGCTACGCAGGCTGGGAAGCTGGTCAGCTGGAAGCAGAACTGGCCGACAACGCCTGGCTGAACTGCCCGTTCGATCCCGAGATCATTTTCGGCATGGCCTGTGAGCAGCGTCTTGCGGCGGCAGCGGCAAGCCTGGGCATAAACCTGAGCCTGCTCACCAGCCAGGCGGGGCACGCCTGA
- the pilH gene encoding twitching motility response regulator PilH, with amino-acid sequence MARVLIVDDSPTEMYKLTEMLEKHGHQVLKAENGADGVALATQEKPDAVLMDIVMPGVNGFQATRQLSKSPETANIPVIIVTTKDQETDKVWGKRQGASDYLTKPVDEETLIKVLNGVLKG; translated from the coding sequence ATGGCTCGAGTTCTGATCGTCGACGATTCGCCGACCGAAATGTACAAACTGACTGAAATGCTCGAAAAACACGGGCATCAGGTGCTCAAGGCTGAAAACGGCGCCGATGGCGTGGCCCTGGCCACCCAGGAAAAGCCCGATGCAGTGCTGATGGACATCGTCATGCCCGGCGTGAACGGCTTCCAGGCAACTCGCCAGCTCAGCAAGAGCCCGGAGACCGCTAATATTCCAGTCATTATCGTCACCACCAAGGATCAGGAAACTGACAAGGTCTGGGGTAAACGCCAGGGCGCCAGTGACTACCTGACCAAGCCTGTGGATGAAGAGACCTTGATCAAGGTGCTCAACGGCGTCCTCAAAGGTTGA
- the ruvX gene encoding Holliday junction resolvase RuvX, with protein sequence MGELRLLLGFDYGTKQIGVAVGQVITGQARELCTLKAQNGAPDWSQVEKLIKEWQPDAIVVGLPLNMDGTPSEMSARAEKFARRLNGRFNLPVHTHDERLTTFEAKGERMARGGQRGSYRDNPVDAIAAALLLQGWLEANTGQS encoded by the coding sequence ATGGGAGAGTTGCGACTACTGCTGGGCTTTGACTACGGCACCAAGCAGATCGGCGTTGCGGTGGGCCAGGTGATTACCGGCCAGGCCCGCGAGCTGTGTACCCTCAAAGCCCAAAACGGTGCACCGGACTGGTCCCAGGTCGAAAAACTGATAAAGGAATGGCAACCCGATGCCATCGTCGTTGGCCTGCCGTTGAACATGGACGGCACCCCCAGCGAAATGAGTGCCCGCGCCGAAAAGTTCGCCCGGCGCCTGAACGGCCGCTTCAACCTGCCTGTGCATACCCACGACGAACGCCTGACCACCTTCGAAGCCAAGGGCGAACGGATGGCCCGCGGCGGCCAGCGTGGCAGTTACCGCGACAACCCGGTGGACGCCATTGCCGCCGCCCTGCTTCTGCAGGGCTGGCTGGAGGCCAATACCGGGCAGTCCTGA
- the hslV gene encoding ATP-dependent protease subunit HslV, with product MTTIVSVRRHGKVVMGGDGQVSLGNTVMKGNAKKVRRLYHGQVIAGFAGATADAFTLFERFEGQLEKHQGHLIRAAVELAKEWRTDRSLSRLEAMLAVANKDASLIITGNGDVVEPEDGLIAMGSGGGYAQAAAKALLQKTDLSAREITEAALNIAGDICVFTNHNLTIEEQDLAE from the coding sequence TTGACCACCATCGTTTCAGTTCGCCGCCACGGCAAAGTCGTCATGGGCGGCGACGGCCAGGTTTCTCTCGGCAACACCGTGATGAAAGGCAACGCCAAAAAGGTCCGTCGTCTTTACCACGGTCAGGTCATCGCCGGTTTCGCCGGTGCCACAGCCGACGCATTCACCCTCTTCGAACGCTTTGAAGGCCAGCTGGAAAAGCACCAGGGCCATTTGATCCGTGCCGCCGTCGAGCTGGCCAAGGAATGGCGTACCGACCGTTCCCTGAGCCGCCTGGAAGCCATGCTGGCCGTAGCCAACAAGGATGCCTCACTGATCATCACCGGTAACGGTGACGTGGTCGAACCCGAAGACGGCCTGATCGCCATGGGTTCCGGCGGCGGCTACGCCCAGGCCGCAGCCAAGGCATTGCTGCAGAAAACCGATCTATCGGCCCGTGAAATCACCGAAGCCGCCTTGAACATTGCCGGTGACATCTGTGTGTTCACCAACCACAACCTGACTATCGAGGAGCAGGACCTGGCCGAGTAA
- a CDS encoding aspartate carbamoyltransferase catalytic subunit, protein MTPIDAKRPLQLNDQGQLRHFLSLDGLPRELLTEILDTADSFLEVGARAVKKVPLLRGKTVCNVFFENSTRTRTTFELAAQRLSADVITLNVSTSSTSKGETLFDTLRNLEAMAADMFVVRHGDSGAAHFIAEHVCPEVAIINGGDGRHAHPTQGMLDMLTIRRHKGGFENLSVAIVGDILHSRVARSNMLALKTLGCPDIRVIGPKTLLPIGIEQYGVKVYTDLEQGLKDVDVVIMLRLQRERMAGGLLPSEGEFYRLFGLTTARLAGAKPDAIVMHPGPINRGVEIESAVADGAHSVILNQVTYGIAVRMAVLSMAMSGQTAQRQFEQENAQ, encoded by the coding sequence ATGACGCCAATCGACGCCAAGCGCCCGCTGCAGCTCAATGATCAGGGCCAGCTGCGCCACTTTCTCTCGCTCGACGGTTTGCCCCGCGAACTGCTGACCGAAATCCTCGACACCGCCGACTCGTTCCTCGAAGTTGGCGCCAGGGCCGTTAAAAAGGTTCCGTTGCTTCGCGGCAAGACCGTCTGCAACGTGTTCTTCGAGAACTCCACCCGAACCCGTACCACCTTCGAACTGGCTGCCCAGCGGCTGTCGGCAGACGTCATCACCCTGAATGTGTCGACCTCTTCGACCAGCAAAGGTGAAACCCTGTTCGATACCCTGCGCAATCTTGAAGCCATGGCAGCCGACATGTTCGTGGTACGCCACGGCGACTCCGGCGCTGCGCACTTCATTGCCGAACATGTTTGCCCGGAAGTGGCGATCATCAACGGTGGTGACGGTCGTCACGCCCACCCGACCCAGGGCATGCTCGACATGCTCACCATTCGTCGCCATAAAGGCGGCTTCGAGAACCTTTCAGTAGCGATTGTCGGCGACATCCTGCATTCGCGCGTTGCCCGCTCGAACATGCTCGCACTGAAAACCCTGGGTTGCCCGGACATTCGCGTGATCGGCCCGAAAACCCTGCTGCCAATCGGTATCGAGCAGTATGGCGTAAAGGTCTACACCGACCTCGAACAGGGCCTGAAGGACGTCGACGTGGTAATCATGTTGCGCCTGCAGCGTGAACGCATGGCCGGTGGCCTATTGCCTAGCGAAGGCGAGTTCTACCGCCTGTTCGGCCTGACCACAGCACGCCTGGCCGGGGCCAAGCCTGACGCCATCGTCATGCACCCTGGGCCGATCAACCGAGGCGTGGAGATCGAATCAGCGGTTGCCGACGGTGCCCATTCGGTCATCCTCAATCAGGTCACCTACGGGATCGCAGTACGCATGGCGGTATTGTCCATGGCCATGAGCGGGCAGACTGCCCAACGTCAATTCGAGCAGGAGAACGCCCAGTGA